The Streptococcus downei MFe28 DNA window GGCCCTTGTCCATGTCAAGAAAGTTCCTGCGGGAGCTGACGTTGGCTATGGTGCCACCTATACCAGCAGTCAAGAAGAATGGATTGGTACCCTGCCTCTTGGTTATGCGGACGGTTGGACTAGGGATATGCAAGGCTTTGATGTCCTAGTTGCTGGCCAGCGCTGTCCTATCGTGGGGAGGGTTTCTATGGACCAGATTACGATTAGACTACCCCAGAGCTATCCTTTGGGGACTAAGGTGACCCTGATTGGAAAAAATGGGGACCAGCTTATCTCGGCTACTGATGTAGCCCAACAGAGAGGGACCATTAATTATGAAGTTCTCTGCCTGCTTAGTGATCGTGTCCCAAGAGAATATAAATGACGTTTAGACCCCAGACGAGAAATTTGTCTTGGGATTTTTGATTGGGAAAATACGAAGGAAATTGAGGCACGAAGGCTGTGGCATTGAAAATACGCCTCTGCCCAAGCTAGTAAGGGAGGAAGACAAGTCACAGCTAGTGGTTAGCGATAGGAGTCAAGGCTTTAGCTTTTAGGCAACTGATACTCTTCAAAAATCAAAACTATCCATCGTTAACTCACTTTGCCGTACCTGCTGAGGAAAGCGAAGCTTTCCCTATTTCCAACCTCAAAAGGTCTCCCAGACCTTTTGAGCTGCCTGATTTCGTTGCCTTGGCTATTTTTGATTTTTATTGAGTATGACCGAAGACTCGAAATTGCTCCACTCGAAAGTCGGGAAGGGCATGTGTTATAATAAAGTCATGTTACTAGACCAAGAAATTGCGGTACTTAAGGGGTTTGGCCCCAAGTCTGCTGAGAAATTTACAAAATTGGGCCTCTATACGGTGGAAGATCTCTTGCTTTATTATCCTTTTCGCTATGAAGACTTCAAGGCACGGTCGGTTGCTGACCTGGTAGATGGAGAGAAGGCTGTCCTAACAGGGACTGTGGTGACCCCTGCCAATGTACAATACTATGGCTTTAAACGCAATCGCTTATCCTTCAAAATTAAGCAAGGTGAGGCTGTCATTGCCGTCAGCTTTTTCAATCAGCCCTATCTAGCTGATAAAATTGAGCTGGGACAGGAAGTGGCCCTTTTTGGTAAGTGGGACGCCCTCAAATCGGCTCTGACAGGCATGAAGCTTTTAGCTCAGGTCCAAGATGATATGCAGCCCGTTTACCATGTGGCCCAAGGTATTTCTCAAAATGCTCTGATTAAGGCCATTAAGGCGGCTTTTGACAGCGGTGCCCTGAGTGAACTGGAGGAAAATCTTCCTCAAGCTTTGTTGGCGAAATACCGTCTTCTGGATCGGCAGACAGCGGTCAGAGCCATGCATTTTCCTAAGGATTTAGCCCAATATAAGCAGGCTCTCAGGCGGATAAAATTTGAAGAGCTCTTTTATTTCCAACTCAACCTGCAGGTTCTTAAGTCTCAAAATAAGTCTGAGACAAATGGACTGGCTATTCCATACAAGGAGCAGGCAGTAAAACAGGCCATCCAGCAGCTCCCCTTTAGCCTAACCTCTGCCCAGGAGCAAAGTCTGGGAGAAGTTCTAGCGGATATGAAGTCTGGTGCTCACATGAATCGACTCCTGCAGGGAGATGTTGGTTCTGGTAAGACAGTCATCGCTAGTCTAGCCATGTTTGCAGCTCATACAGCTGGTTTCCAATCAGCTTTGATGGTGCCGACAGAAATTCTAGCTCAGCAGCATTTTGAGAGCCTGATTAAGCTCTTTCCTGATCTTAATGTGGCTCTCCTGACGGTAGGGATGAGACCAGCAGTGAAGAAAGCCGCCTTGGCTGGGATTGCCGACGGCTCGGTAAATATGATCGTTGGAACCCACTCTTTGATTCAAGACGGGGTTTCCTATCACAAGCTGGGGCTGGTTATTACCGATGAACAGCACCGTTTTGGGGTTAATCAACGGCGGGTATTTCGTGAAAAGGGGGACAATCCAGACGTCCTCATGATGACGGCTACACCCATTCCCAGAACCCTAGCCATCACGGCCTTTGGTGAGATGGATGTTTCTATCATTGACCAGTTGCCAGCTGGTCGTAAGCCTATCATTACGCGTTGGGTCAAGCATGAGCAATTGGAAACGGTTCTGACATGGTTGCAGGAGCGAATTTCCCAGGGGGCTCAAGCCTATGTGATTTCCCCCTTGATTGAAGAGTCAGAGAGTCTGGATTTAAAAAATGCCCAAGATTTGCATCAAGAGCTGGTGGAATTTTTCGGCAATCAGGCCCAGGTCGCCCTCATGCACGGTCGTATGAAAAATGATGAGAAGGACCAGATTATGCAGGACTTTAAGGATGGCCAGTCTCAGGTCTTGGTGTCAACAACCGTCATTGAAGTTGGCGTCAATGTTCCCAATAGTACGGCCATAATTATTATGGATGCCGACCGCTTTGGTCTCAGCCAGCTCCATCAGCTACGCGGACGGGTTGGACGTGGCGACAAGCAGTCCTACTGTGTTCTGGTGGCCAATCCTAAAAATGAGGTTGGCAAAAGGCGGATGCAGGCTATGTGCCAGACGACTGATGGCTTTGTCCTTGCCGAGGAAGACTTGAAAATGCGAGGTTCTGGTGAAATCTTTGGCACCCGCCAGTCGGGAATTCCAGAGTTTCAGGTAGCTGATATTGTTGAGGACTACAATATCCTAGAGGAAGCCAGAAAGGTGGCTAGCCAAATTGTCGCCCAGAAGAATTGGCAGACTGACCCTCGCTGGGCCCTGCTCCCAGCCAACCTCAAAGAGCAAGGGGAGTTTGATTAAAAAGAGGACTAGAGCCAAGTTATTGAACTCAAAAAGCCGAGTCTGGTGATTATAGTCCAGATTCGGCTTTTTAACGATTTAAGCTAATACTTCCTGGATAACCTTGGCGGCATTGAGGACTCTGGCGATACCACAGTAGTTGATGTCTTGAAGCAAAATTTCAACCAATTCTTCCTTGGTAACGCTAGCTGATAAGGCCGCCTGGGTGTGCATCCGGAGCTGCTCTTCACAACCTCCCATAGCCAGCAGGGTTGAGACGGCAATCAGTTCTCGTATTCTTAGGGGTAGCCCCTCTCTTTTGTAGATATCTCCAAACATTTCGATAACCATTTTGGAAAGGTCGGGAGAGATTTGATCCAAATTTTCCTTGGTCGCTTGTCCCAATTCTCCATCAATTTCATTGAATTTTTCTAAACCGATGTCAAAGCGTGATTGTGTCATAAGATTTCTCTTTTCATTTTTTATTTCACAAATTCATGTGATATACTGATTGTAAAACTTGAAGTAAGGTTTAAGTCAAGAGGAAAATGAGAATTAGTGAATTTGCCCAAAAAACAGGGATTAAAGAAAGTACCTTGAGGTACTACGAAAAACAAGGCTTTCTGCAGGTGCAACGCCGAAACGGTATTCGGGAGTTTTCAGATAAAGATTTGGAATTTGCTGCCTTTATCAAGCGTCTAAAAGCTATGGGGATGCCTCTGTTGCAAATCAAACGCTACGCTGATTTGCGTTATCAGGGATCAGAAACTGTTCAAGAACGTTTTGAAATTTTACAAGAACATCAGCTCTTTCTTCAGTCAAAAATTGCTGACTATCAGACTTATCTGGAAAATTTAGAAGATAAAATGGCTATTTATCGTAGTATGATGAAATAAAAGAATGAGGCAGGCCAAGATGACTGAATAGAAATCATGTTGGTCTGTCTCACTCTTTTTTACTATCCTTCAATATATGCTTTCAATTGCGTTCCCCTCAATCCGGCACTGAGGGCGATGAGGAGCTTGAGTCTGGCTTTCTGACTGTTGAGCTCCTTGACAAACATAACGCCTGCTTCCTGTAATTTTACACCGCCGCCAGAGTAGGCATAAACAGGTTCAGCAATTCCGTTGAAACAGCGAGAGACTAGGACGACAGGAATTCCATGGTCCATCAGCCATTCCAGTTCACTAGCAGCTTCAGGTGGGAGATTGCCAGCACCGAGAGCTTCAATAACCACACCATCAATCTTGTCGGGGTCCAAGAGGCTGATAATACCCTCACCGACTCCCATCCCAGCATAAGCCTTTATGATAGGAACAGTTCCGGTGATGGTCTCTAGGTCGAATCGGATTCGAGGTTCAGCCGTTTTGAAAAAAAGGATATCGTGTTTCATAATGATACCAAGGGGACCGTGAGTTGGTGTATTAAAGGTAGCCACATTGGTGGTGTGGGTTTTGGTTACATACTTGGCTGCGTGGATTTCATCATTCATGACCACCAGTACACCCTTGTCAGCTGCCTTATCGTGACTCGCTACCCGAATGGCAGACAGGTAGTTATAGATGCCATCGCTTCCCAGTTCATTGGAAGAGCGCATGGCACCCGTTAGAACAATGGGAATTTCAGGTACTGCCATAGTGTCTAAGAAATAGGCTGTCTCCTCCAGTGTATCAGTCCCATGGGTAATCACTACTCCATCAAACTGTCCTGCACAACTCCTAATCTTATGGTAAAGAGCCAACATATGGTAGGGAGTCATGTGGGGACTGGGAATGTTGAGCAAATCAACCGCAGCCAAATCAATATTGGATAAGTCCAATCCAACATGGTTCATGGGGTTGTCTTCACTTGGGTTCACATGACCCGAATCATCGGCTTGCATGGAAATCGTGCCTCCAGTGTGGAGAACTAGGATTTTTTTCATCGTGCTTTCTTCTTTCTGAAATTGTGCTATAATTTATTTTAACATAAAAAGACTAGGGAGGAGCCTTGGATTTGGCGATTAAAGCGGTATTTTTTGATATTGACGGAACGCTTCTGAACGATCGTAAAAAGGTGTCAGAAACGACTCAGAAGGCTATTTCCGAGCTAAAAAATCAGGGGATTTTTGTCGGCTTAGCGACGGGGCGGGGACCAGCCTTTGTGGCTCCTTTTATGGAAAATCTTGGTTTGGACTTTGCTGTCACCTACAATGGTCAATATATCATCAGCCGTGATCGGGTTATTTATCAAAATCAATTGCCCAAAT harbors:
- a CDS encoding asparaginase, which encodes MKKILVLHTGGTISMQADDSGHVNPSEDNPMNHVGLDLSNIDLAAVDLLNIPSPHMTPYHMLALYHKIRSCAGQFDGVVITHGTDTLEETAYFLDTMAVPEIPIVLTGAMRSSNELGSDGIYNYLSAIRVASHDKAADKGVLVVMNDEIHAAKYVTKTHTTNVATFNTPTHGPLGIIMKHDILFFKTAEPRIRFDLETITGTVPIIKAYAGMGVGEGIISLLDPDKIDGVVIEALGAGNLPPEAASELEWLMDHGIPVVLVSRCFNGIAEPVYAYSGGGVKLQEAGVMFVKELNSQKARLKLLIALSAGLRGTQLKAYIEG
- a CDS encoding MerR family transcriptional regulator, with product MRISEFAQKTGIKESTLRYYEKQGFLQVQRRNGIREFSDKDLEFAAFIKRLKAMGMPLLQIKRYADLRYQGSETVQERFEILQEHQLFLQSKIADYQTYLENLEDKMAIYRSMMK
- a CDS encoding carboxymuconolactone decarboxylase family protein; amino-acid sequence: MTQSRFDIGLEKFNEIDGELGQATKENLDQISPDLSKMVIEMFGDIYKREGLPLRIRELIAVSTLLAMGGCEEQLRMHTQAALSASVTKEELVEILLQDINYCGIARVLNAAKVIQEVLA
- the recG gene encoding ATP-dependent DNA helicase RecG, with protein sequence MLLDQEIAVLKGFGPKSAEKFTKLGLYTVEDLLLYYPFRYEDFKARSVADLVDGEKAVLTGTVVTPANVQYYGFKRNRLSFKIKQGEAVIAVSFFNQPYLADKIELGQEVALFGKWDALKSALTGMKLLAQVQDDMQPVYHVAQGISQNALIKAIKAAFDSGALSELEENLPQALLAKYRLLDRQTAVRAMHFPKDLAQYKQALRRIKFEELFYFQLNLQVLKSQNKSETNGLAIPYKEQAVKQAIQQLPFSLTSAQEQSLGEVLADMKSGAHMNRLLQGDVGSGKTVIASLAMFAAHTAGFQSALMVPTEILAQQHFESLIKLFPDLNVALLTVGMRPAVKKAALAGIADGSVNMIVGTHSLIQDGVSYHKLGLVITDEQHRFGVNQRRVFREKGDNPDVLMMTATPIPRTLAITAFGEMDVSIIDQLPAGRKPIITRWVKHEQLETVLTWLQERISQGAQAYVISPLIEESESLDLKNAQDLHQELVEFFGNQAQVALMHGRMKNDEKDQIMQDFKDGQSQVLVSTTVIEVGVNVPNSTAIIIMDADRFGLSQLHQLRGRVGRGDKQSYCVLVANPKNEVGKRRMQAMCQTTDGFVLAEEDLKMRGSGEIFGTRQSGIPEFQVADIVEDYNILEEARKVASQIVAQKNWQTDPRWALLPANLKEQGEFD